A genomic segment from Dermatobacter hominis encodes:
- a CDS encoding twin-arginine translocase TatA/TatE family subunit: MFSGNEWLIVVIIALVIFGGSQLPKLARNIGSAQKEFKKGLAEGGADDDDDPSQQKKSA, encoded by the coding sequence ATGTTCAGCGGCAACGAATGGCTGATCGTCGTGATCATCGCCCTCGTCATCTTCGGCGGCTCGCAGCTCCCCAAGCTCGCCCGCAACATCGGGTCGGCCCAGAAGGAGTTCAAGAAGGGCCTGGCCGAGGGTGGGGCGGACGACGACGACGACCCCAGTCAGCAGAAGAAGTCCGCCTGA
- a CDS encoding 5-formyltetrahydrofolate cyclo-ligase, with the protein MTAPAPAPPPSDPDAADAFAAARRRGRSARSAMAPEQRAVATAAVHRALVALDELRAPTGSGRVALSRALPGELDLGAAAEDLRRRGWTTWLPVVDPDPPAGAPSMAFREWRPEDTLVVGAFRIEEPPADGRPDVAAEALDVVVVPCLAVDLDGTRVGFGAGYYDRALADRRRRPLVVVAAFDAQVEPALLPRRPWDVPGDVVVTDRRTVRTGRR; encoded by the coding sequence GTGACGGCTCCGGCGCCCGCGCCCCCTCCGTCCGATCCCGACGCCGCCGATGCCTTCGCCGCGGCCCGGCGGCGGGGACGATCGGCTCGGTCGGCCATGGCCCCGGAGCAGCGTGCCGTGGCGACGGCCGCCGTCCACCGGGCGCTCGTCGCGCTGGACGAGCTGCGGGCGCCGACCGGCTCGGGCCGCGTCGCGCTCAGCCGGGCGCTGCCGGGCGAGCTCGACCTCGGCGCGGCGGCCGAGGACCTGCGGCGCCGGGGGTGGACCACCTGGTTGCCGGTGGTCGACCCCGACCCGCCGGCCGGCGCGCCGTCGATGGCGTTCCGCGAGTGGCGGCCCGAGGACACGCTGGTGGTCGGGGCCTTCCGCATCGAGGAGCCCCCGGCCGACGGTCGGCCGGACGTGGCGGCGGAGGCCCTCGACGTGGTCGTCGTCCCCTGCCTCGCCGTCGACCTCGACGGCACGAGGGTCGGCTTCGGCGCGGGGTACTACGACCGCGCGCTCGCGGACCGACGTCGACGTCCGCTCGTCGTGGTCGCCGCGTTCGACGCCCAGGTCGAGCCCGCGCTGCTCCCCCGCCGTCCGTGGGACGTGCCCGGCGACGTCGTGGTCACCGATCGGCGCACGGTCCGCACGGGCCGCCGCTGA
- a CDS encoding WhiB family transcriptional regulator, translated as MTDASHDRPEETTSTPDDDAAVESWQAFANCLGVDPDLFFPERGASTKEAKQVCQGCVVREDCLEYALANGEKFGIWGGLSERERRRIRRQRALARAAQQSRTA; from the coding sequence ATGACCGACGCATCTCACGACCGCCCGGAGGAGACCACCTCGACTCCCGACGACGACGCGGCGGTGGAGAGCTGGCAGGCGTTCGCGAACTGCCTGGGTGTCGATCCCGACCTCTTCTTCCCGGAGCGCGGCGCGTCCACCAAGGAGGCCAAGCAGGTCTGCCAGGGCTGCGTCGTCCGTGAGGACTGCCTCGAGTACGCCCTCGCCAACGGTGAGAAGTTCGGGATCTGGGGCGGGCTCAGCGAGCGCGAGCGCCGCCGCATCCGCCGGCAGCGGGCCCTCGCTCGCGCCGCCCAGCAGTCACGCACCGCCTGA